A genomic window from Arthrobacter sp. FW305-BF8 includes:
- a CDS encoding TFIIB-type zinc ribbon-containing protein, producing the protein MSERSGVEIDYCPQCRGVWLDRGELDKIIDRVNTGAPAAPAAPVPPAPASPAPGMAPPPLYRNFEPRRDEPLRDQPRYDDRNYGKGYDRDYDRRRHKKKEGWLGDLFDF; encoded by the coding sequence ATGAGCGAACGCAGCGGCGTGGAAATCGACTACTGCCCGCAGTGCCGGGGTGTGTGGCTGGACCGCGGCGAACTGGACAAAATCATCGACCGCGTCAACACCGGGGCGCCGGCGGCACCAGCGGCGCCCGTTCCCCCTGCACCTGCGTCACCTGCGCCTGGCATGGCGCCTCCGCCGCTGTACCGCAACTTTGAACCGCGGCGTGACGAGCCGCTGCGGGACCAGCCGCGGTACGACGACCGGAACTACGGCAAGGGCTACGACCGCGACTATGACCGCCGCCGGCACAAGAAGAAGGAAGGCTGGCTGGGCGACCTGTTCGACTTCTGA
- the dnaB gene encoding replicative DNA helicase gives MSVTHLDSIEGTRESEGSRKPPQDIPAEQSVLGGMMLSKDAIADVVEILRGQDFYRPAHETIYEAVIDLYGRGEPADAVTVSDELTKRGEINRIGGPAYLHELIQTVPTAANAGYYAEIVAERAVLRRLVNAGTKIVQLGYGQDGEVEDLVNQAQAEVYAVAERRTAEDYVVLKDVMESTVDEIEASGHRGEGMVGVPTGFYELDELTHGLHPGQMIVIAARPAVGKSTFALDFARSAAIKNNLATVMFSLEMGRNEIAMRLLSAEATIGLQDLRKGTIKDEQWSKIATTMGRMNDAPLFIDDSPNMSLMEIRAKCRRLKQQHDLKLVILDYLQLMSSGKKVESRQQEVSEFSRALKLLAKELQVPVIALSQLNRGSEQRQDKRPMVSDLRESGSIEQDADMVILLHREDVYDKESPRAGEADILIAKHRNGPTKDIVVAFQGHYSRFANMAGDAGGGGGF, from the coding sequence TTGTCAGTTACGCACCTGGACTCAATCGAAGGTACCCGCGAATCCGAAGGCAGCCGCAAACCTCCCCAGGACATCCCCGCCGAGCAGTCCGTCCTGGGCGGCATGATGCTCTCCAAGGACGCCATTGCGGACGTGGTTGAGATCCTGCGCGGGCAGGACTTCTACCGCCCCGCCCACGAAACCATCTATGAGGCCGTCATCGACCTCTACGGCCGCGGCGAACCCGCAGATGCCGTCACGGTGTCCGATGAGCTGACCAAGCGCGGCGAGATCAACCGGATCGGTGGACCGGCCTACCTCCATGAGCTCATTCAGACGGTACCCACGGCCGCGAATGCAGGCTACTACGCCGAGATCGTGGCCGAGCGCGCCGTGCTCCGGCGGCTGGTCAATGCCGGTACCAAGATCGTGCAGCTCGGCTACGGCCAGGACGGCGAAGTCGAAGACCTGGTCAACCAGGCCCAGGCGGAGGTCTACGCAGTCGCCGAGCGGCGCACCGCGGAAGACTACGTCGTGCTGAAGGACGTCATGGAGTCCACCGTGGATGAGATCGAGGCATCCGGCCACCGCGGCGAAGGAATGGTGGGCGTTCCCACCGGCTTCTACGAGCTGGACGAGTTGACGCACGGGCTGCATCCGGGCCAGATGATCGTCATTGCCGCCCGGCCCGCCGTGGGTAAGTCCACCTTCGCCCTGGACTTTGCCCGCTCGGCCGCCATCAAGAACAACCTCGCCACGGTGATGTTCTCCCTCGAAATGGGCCGCAACGAGATCGCCATGCGCCTCCTTTCGGCCGAGGCCACGATCGGCCTGCAGGACCTCCGCAAGGGCACCATCAAGGACGAGCAGTGGTCCAAGATCGCCACCACCATGGGGCGCATGAATGATGCCCCGCTGTTTATTGACGACAGCCCCAACATGTCCCTTATGGAGATCCGCGCAAAGTGCCGCCGCCTCAAGCAGCAGCACGATCTTAAGCTTGTGATCCTCGACTACCTTCAGCTGATGAGCTCCGGGAAGAAGGTGGAGTCCCGCCAGCAGGAAGTCTCCGAGTTCTCGCGTGCGCTGAAGCTGCTGGCCAAGGAACTTCAGGTCCCCGTCATTGCACTGTCGCAGCTGAACCGTGGTTCTGAGCAGCGCCAGGACAAGCGGCCAATGGTCTCTGACTTGCGTGAATCGGGGTCCATCGAGCAGGACGCCGACATGGTGATCCTGCTGCACCGTGAAGACGTCTACGACAAAGAGTCCCCGCGTGCCGGCGAGGCGGACATCCTCATCGCCAAGCACCGCAACGGCCCCACCAAGGACATTGTTGTGGCCTTCCAGGGCCACTATTCGCGGTTCGCCAACATGGCGGGGGATGCCGGAGGCGGCGGCGGCTTCTAG
- the aztD gene encoding zinc metallochaperone AztD gives MLSKRPVLPARTTTRRRGRPIPSFATPFAPPFTRPHAVRLAAASAAALLLSGCGGSPGQEAAESSAGTSNVETAEPAELRAPKPRLAYSYEGGIGVLDAGTLEPVADVELDGYNRISAAGDGRHVLVAADDSFRVLDAGVWTERHGDHGHSYAAQPTLTDYAFEASKPGHVVRHAGRTVLFSDGSGKVESFESAALGELPEHGLPETVTYTAPAAHHGVAVELEDGKLLVTVGDENARNAVALLGQAAGSGRKETGPDRREILRSQSCPGVHGEAVAGENNVVFGCENGMLVFKDGRFSKISSPDAYGRMGNQAGSPASPVVLGDYKVDKDAVLERPTRISLVNTDTKALKLVELGTSYSFRSLGRGPAGEALVLGTDGALHVLNAATGATVSTIPVVAAWQEPEAWQDPRPALYVQGSTAYVTEPATGQLHAVDLKAGKTARTATLAHTPDELTGVTG, from the coding sequence ATGTTATCGAAGCGACCTGTTCTTCCTGCCCGAACCACCACCCGCCGGCGCGGCCGCCCCATCCCGTCATTCGCCACGCCCTTCGCGCCGCCGTTCACAAGACCGCACGCAGTCCGGTTGGCGGCGGCCTCTGCGGCTGCCCTCCTCCTGTCCGGCTGCGGGGGGAGCCCCGGTCAGGAGGCGGCCGAAAGTTCTGCCGGCACTTCCAACGTCGAGACCGCAGAACCCGCGGAACTTCGCGCCCCCAAACCACGCCTCGCGTACAGCTACGAGGGCGGCATCGGAGTGCTGGACGCCGGGACCCTCGAGCCCGTGGCGGACGTCGAACTGGACGGCTACAACCGCATCAGCGCGGCCGGGGACGGCCGCCACGTCCTGGTGGCAGCGGATGACTCGTTCCGCGTCCTCGACGCCGGAGTCTGGACCGAGCGGCACGGCGACCACGGCCACTCCTATGCCGCCCAGCCCACGCTGACGGATTACGCGTTCGAGGCGAGCAAGCCCGGCCATGTGGTGCGGCACGCCGGAAGAACTGTCCTGTTCAGCGACGGGTCCGGCAAGGTGGAGTCCTTTGAGTCCGCTGCCCTCGGAGAATTGCCGGAACACGGCCTTCCGGAGACAGTTACCTACACGGCACCCGCGGCCCACCACGGCGTAGCGGTGGAGCTGGAGGACGGGAAGCTGCTGGTAACCGTGGGCGACGAGAACGCCCGCAACGCCGTGGCCCTCCTCGGGCAGGCCGCGGGCTCGGGCCGCAAGGAGACGGGTCCGGACCGCAGGGAGATTCTCCGCAGCCAGAGCTGCCCCGGTGTCCATGGCGAGGCAGTGGCTGGCGAGAACAACGTGGTCTTCGGATGCGAGAACGGGATGCTGGTTTTCAAGGATGGCAGGTTCTCCAAGATCTCCAGTCCTGACGCCTATGGCCGGATGGGCAACCAGGCAGGTTCACCGGCGTCGCCCGTGGTGCTCGGCGACTACAAGGTGGACAAAGACGCGGTCCTGGAGCGGCCCACCAGGATTTCGCTGGTGAATACGGACACGAAGGCCCTGAAGTTGGTGGAGCTCGGCACGAGCTATTCGTTCCGGTCACTGGGGCGCGGGCCGGCCGGGGAGGCTCTGGTGCTCGGCACCGACGGCGCGCTGCACGTCCTCAACGCGGCGACGGGCGCCACCGTGTCCACGATCCCCGTGGTTGCCGCGTGGCAAGAGCCAGAGGCGTGGCAGGACCCCCGGCCAGCCCTGTACGTCCAAGGCTCCACAGCTTATGTAACCGAGCCGGCAACGGGGCAACTTCACGCCGTCGACCTGAAGGCGGGCAAGACCGCCCGCACGGCCACTCTGGCTCACACGCCGGATGAACTGACGGGTGTCACCGGCTGA
- a CDS encoding acyl-CoA thioesterase, whose amino-acid sequence MSETAANSVTLRFLAAPMDVGHSGSVDAGTVLEWVDKAAYAAAVGWAKSYCVTAYVGNIHFADPVNVGDMVEVTATIVYTGRSSMHIRTVVSSGDPKGGPATMRSQCMVIFVAVGEDGKPIPVQQFEPITAEELEQRDHALARIGIREQIVEAMSAQEYTDAGTAERVVLRFMAAPTDVNWGGKVHGGIVMKWIDEAAYVCASRYCGRDTVAVFSGGVRFYRPLLIGHVVEVEARLVYTGTKGMHIAVHVRSGDPKGRELNLTTYCLTVMVARDAEGTSVPIPAWTPVSEEDKRLHAHARELLEIRAAAPGNRLPNHLLQSQPH is encoded by the coding sequence ATGAGCGAGACTGCCGCCAACTCAGTAACCCTCCGCTTCCTTGCCGCCCCCATGGACGTGGGCCACAGCGGATCCGTTGACGCCGGAACGGTGCTCGAGTGGGTGGACAAGGCGGCCTATGCGGCCGCCGTCGGCTGGGCCAAGTCTTACTGTGTCACCGCTTACGTAGGGAACATCCACTTCGCCGACCCGGTGAACGTTGGCGACATGGTGGAGGTCACCGCCACCATCGTCTACACGGGCCGCTCCTCCATGCATATCCGGACGGTGGTCTCCTCCGGGGACCCGAAAGGCGGGCCGGCCACCATGCGGAGCCAGTGCATGGTGATTTTTGTGGCGGTTGGCGAGGACGGGAAACCCATCCCGGTACAGCAGTTCGAGCCCATAACGGCGGAAGAACTGGAACAGCGGGACCATGCCCTGGCGCGGATCGGTATCCGGGAACAGATCGTCGAAGCCATGAGCGCCCAGGAATATACCGATGCCGGCACCGCCGAGCGCGTCGTCTTGCGGTTTATGGCGGCGCCCACGGACGTGAACTGGGGCGGGAAAGTCCATGGCGGGATCGTCATGAAATGGATCGATGAGGCCGCATATGTGTGCGCCTCACGCTACTGCGGCCGGGACACGGTGGCGGTCTTCTCCGGCGGGGTCCGGTTCTACCGGCCGCTGCTGATTGGCCACGTGGTGGAGGTGGAGGCCCGGCTGGTCTACACGGGCACCAAGGGCATGCACATTGCCGTACACGTCCGTTCCGGGGACCCCAAGGGCCGTGAACTGAACCTGACCACGTACTGCCTCACCGTGATGGTTGCCCGCGACGCCGAGGGCACTTCGGTCCCCATCCCCGCATGGACGCCCGTGTCCGAGGAGGACAAGCGGCTCCACGCCCATGCCCGGGAGCTCCTGGAGATCAGGGCGGCGGCCCCGGGGAACAGGCTCCCCAACCACCTGCTGCAGTCACAGCCGCACTAG